The nucleotide sequence AAGCCGTGCGCAGTGAGACAATCCCGTTAAAACTTCCATTGTAATTTTGCGGTTGCCAGGTGGCCCGGTCGATTTGAATGCTCCACGGCTCATCTGCAACGAGTGAAGATGTTGTGTAAAACCGGCTTTGTGAGTCAAAAGCAGTTTCCAACGCAGCCGCATATACAAATGGTTTAAAGCTGCTTCCCGGCTGCCTGTGAGCCTGGGTCAAACGGTCAAACTGGCTTCCCGAAAAATTTCGGCCGCCCACAAAGGCTCTGATTTTTCCCGTGGTAGCTTCGATAGCGATCAAGGAACCTTGCACGCGACCCCGAACACGTTTTCCACGAACTTTGTCGATTGATGCAAGACCTTCCGATAACGCTTGCTGAGCCGCAAGCTGCATGTCGTAGTCAAGAGTCGAAATGATCCTGTAATCCTCTTCGTGCAAAGCTTTTGAAGAGAATTGTTCTTTCAATTGCTTTTTCAAATATGTCAAAAAGTAAGGAGCCCTGTTGTGCGCTCTATCCGGTTGTTTAATCTCCAGACTTGAGCTCATGTATTTTTCACAATCTTTCGAAGATAGAGATCCGACATCTTTCATCGCGAGAAGAACGGAATCGCGGCGCAATTTTGCTTTTTCCGGATGTCGGTACGGATCGTACCGGCTGGGCGCTTGAATTAAACCGGCAAGCGTCGCAGCTTCAGGTATGGTTAGAAGGCGCGCATCTTTTTTGAAATAAAGTTTACTTGCTTCGCCGATTCCCTTAATACTCACAGGGCCTTGTTGCCCTAAATAAATTTCGTTCAAATAGAATTCCAGAATTTCATCTTTGCTGTACTTTGCTTCCATCAGAACGGCCATGGCTGCTTCGCTCATTTTCCGGCGCACTGTTTTTTCAGGAGTTAAGTACAGATTTTTTACTAGTTGCTGCGTGATTGTGCTTCCACCCTGAAACGGACCCTCATCGCGGAGGTTATTGAGAAAAGCTCGCCCAATCGAAGCCACATCAACACCGCTATGTTTGTAAAACCTTCGATCTTCGACCGCAACGACTGCATCCAGAACGTGTTTCGGAAGGTCCTCTATCTTTACTAGCGTGCGTTTTTCCCATTCTGATCCAAAGAGTGTTGCCAGCGGTGTTGGTTCCAATGTGTAATGATCAACCCTCATGTTATCGGCTGCATCCACAATCTTCTGAATTTTTGTGTTGTTGAAAGTCACAAGAACTGGCTTTGTTTCTTCATTTGCTAATGGGCGCTTTCGAAACAAAACCTCTCGCTTGGTATACACATACTGCCCAGGTTGTATGTTTTTTGCTGAAGTCTCTACGTAATTGAGTCTCTGTAGGTATTGAATCAACCAATCCTTGGAAATCACTTTACCAGGAGAAATCGTGGGAGGTTCGGCGTAAATCGTTGCAGGAAGTTGCCATGTAATCTCGTCGATCTGTCTTTCCATCCAAACGAGATTGCCAATCACCAGGAAACCCGATACAACGACTATCCCCACGACAGTTACGCAAAGGGCGAAGAATATTGCCGTCTGGAGATTGCTGGGTCTGAAAATCATTACTCTCATCACGATCTCCTTCTCTAAGCCAAAGGTAGAGATTGCAAGCTAAAGCGGGTATCAAAAAGCACCTATAACCAATGTCGCCAGTAGCGCCTAGATAAGGGTGATTTCGTACGGCATTGTGTGGTTGATTCTGTGACGAGTGGGCCAAGCAAAGTAGCGCGGACGTCTGGTCTGCGTAATGGGCGCAGGCGGGACGGCCGCGCTACTTTGTTTAACTACGAACGGGTCCAGCTGAGCGGATAGAAACCCAGTTTCCTGGCAAGGCTTTCCGGTACGCAAAAATAGGTCATGGAAATCGGAGGGTTATATCCTCCTTTTCGCGGAAAAGGATAGATCGTTCGGGTGTGGGCCGAGTATTTGGGCAGGACGGCGTAACCCCCAAGGGATGCGCAAATTTTCCAGCTGTAACGGCCTTCCCGGTCTGCGCCCGCGGCTGGGCGCAATCCCTGTCCGGACAACTCGTGAACGTATCGAAATCCTGCATGATAAGTGTTCCATCCCGTGCTGAGCAGATCGTGATCTCCCAGAGCGGACTCCTCCGTGAAGATCAGCAAAAATCCGGCTTCGCAATACTTTCTAAATACATCGATGATCTTTGCATTCGTCTGTCCGCGAATCTCATGAAATCCATTGCCCACGAACATCACGGCATCGACAGTCGAAAATCCCTTGTCTCTCACTGCTGTGATCACTGCATCAGGATTTGCAATATCGGCGCGGCGCACAAAGATCATGTTCGCTGGAAGGACTTTCTGTTTTTGCAGTTCCAAAGCCGCATCGATCGCTGCATCTTCCAGATCGGCGCCGAAATACTGCATGTTTTCCTCGCCTGTTCTTTCCAATCGCTGGCGCGTTGCTTCCCCCTGGCCTAATGCGTGTTCAATGAAAACGCGATAGTCAAAACTCTGCTCATTGCAAAACCGGTCCAGACTGTCGTTCCCCATCTCAAACGTCTTCCGGTTTGCAGCCTGGCTGGCGGCAATATTCTTGGTCCTTTGCACATGAGTGCTTGTAGCTTTTCCGCGCAACTTGTTTTCCAGCTCGCGCATATAGGGCACGTATGCATGAATGATTCCGAACGGTCCGGGACCTCGATTCAAAATGCGCGCGCCGAATGCAGTTACTGAGTCGTCCTGAAGAACACCGGCATCTTCCAGCAGCCGGGTCATTTCTGGAAAGAAACCCGAGAGTTTTACACCCGGTTCGGCAGTCGAAGCGATGTTCAGAACGCGCAAAGAGAGAACGGTCGGAACCAGCCGGTATCCGATTCCAACTTGAAAATGATCCGCCTGCCAGCTTTTGTGGATGTGTTCCGTTTCGGGATAGTTATAAAATTCGCGAACCAGATTTTCTTCTGTGCTTGAGGAATTGCCTTGTATAACCTTTACGATCGGATCGACCATGTCGGTTAGGAATTTCTCCTGAAGCGATTCGGCTTTTTGAAAGATGTCTACGGCTTGAAAACATTGCGCAAGTGAGTAACGGGAACCGCGGCAACGTAAGTAGCCACGGGAATGCAAGAAAGACAAGTCCCAGCTCAGGTGTTTGCGATCGACTCCCAGCTTGTCTGCCAGCTCGTCCCGGTCAATGAATCCACCATCCAGAAAAAGTTGGACCATGCCGAGTTTTGAATGCACCGAGAGAATGTGCTTCAGTATCCAGTGATCGGGTGGTGCGCAAATCCCGGCGCTCTGAACCACGTTCCGGAGAAC is from bacterium and encodes:
- a CDS encoding transglycosylase domain-containing protein translates to MRVMIFRPSNLQTAIFFALCVTVVGIVVVSGFLVIGNLVWMERQIDEITWQLPATIYAEPPTISPGKVISKDWLIQYLQRLNYVETSAKNIQPGQYVYTKREVLFRKRPLANEETKPVLVTFNNTKIQKIVDAADNMRVDHYTLEPTPLATLFGSEWEKRTLVKIEDLPKHVLDAVVAVEDRRFYKHSGVDVASIGRAFLNNLRDEGPFQGGSTITQQLVKNLYLTPEKTVRRKMSEAAMAVLMEAKYSKDEILEFYLNEIYLGQQGPVSIKGIGEASKLYFKKDARLLTIPEAATLAGLIQAPSRYDPYRHPEKAKLRRDSVLLAMKDVGSLSSKDCEKYMSSSLEIKQPDRAHNRAPYFLTYLKKQLKEQFSSKALHEEDYRIISTLDYDMQLAAQQALSEGLASIDKVRGKRVRGRVQGSLIAIEATTGKIRAFVGGRNFSGSQFDRLTQAHRQPGSSFKPFVYAAALETAFDSQSRFYTTSSLVADEPWSIQIDRATWQPQNYNGSFNGIVSLRTA